The following proteins come from a genomic window of Vidua chalybeata isolate OUT-0048 chromosome 2, bVidCha1 merged haplotype, whole genome shotgun sequence:
- the NFKBIZ gene encoding NF-kappa-B inhibitor zeta isoform X2, which translates to MGGGKQHRGPFQGVRVKNSVKELLLHFRSSKQMSSVPATEESKAQGGLVNYEPYTELKSILGHSGKRKAPELLSDGPPFKRQANVHPHLLTPPQTPTSMDSMEETHKTDPKHDSSSDLLQNIINIKNESSPVSLNTVQVSWLHSVSSHGSPAEQYQDSLGTQAFSPSQKYQAFQDHTSQHMLDPPQHYQFPASQNQDLSQSYPSDASLDYRSFVASDQSPAYQQNPFESHELPYCPSQSFSSLLNDSEGSDSISGPLQPLSSAHPQAEVAPHAPNFSLLSSNLCGSLEHSISLATLNVSLPDQNSARSMTQLGKSFFQWQVEQEENKLANISQDQFLAKDADGDTFLHIAVAQGRRALSYVLARKMAALHMLDIKEHNGQSAFQVAVAANQHLIVQDLVSLGAQVNTTDCWGRTPLHVCAEKGLAQVLQAIQKGAMGSNQYVDLEATNYDGLTALHCAVLAHNAVLHELQNCQPPHSPEVQELLLRNKSLVETIKILIQMGASVEAKDRKSGRSALHLAAEEANLELIRLFLELPSYLSFVNAKAYNGNTALHVAASLQYRVSQLDAVRLLMRKGADPSARNLENEQPVHLVPDGLVGEQIRRILKGKAIQQRVSPF; encoded by the exons ATGGGTGGGgggaagcagcacagaggaCCTTTCCAAGGGGTCCGTGTGAAGAACTCCGTGAaggagctcctgctgcactTCAGGAGCAGCAAGCAGATGTCCTCGGTTCCTGCCACTGAGGAAAGCAAG GCACAAGGAGGATTGGTGAACTACGAACCATACACAG aaCTGAAAAGCATACTGGGCCACAGTGGCAAAAGAAAGGCTCCTGAACTTCTTTCTGATGGACCTCCTTTCAAACGCCAAGCGAATGTTCACCCACATCTCCTG ACCCCACCACAGACACCAACTTCTATGGATAGTATGGAGGAGACACATAAAACTGACCCAAAGCATGACAGCAGTTCTGATCTGCTTCAGAACATTATAAACATTAAGAATGAGTCGAGCCCCGTTTCCCTGAACACGGTGCAGGTGAGCTGGTTGCACTCAGTCTCCAGCCATGGGTCTCCTGCTGAGCAGTACCAGGACAGCCTGGGAACACAGGCTTTCTCCCCGTCCCAGAAGTACCAAGCATTCCAAGACCACACCAGCCAGCATATGCTTGATCCGCCACAGCATTACCAGTTCCCTGCATCCCAGAACCAAGATTTGTCACAGAGTTATCCTTCAGATGCCTCCCTGGACTACAGGTCATTTGTTGCCAGTGACCAGTCTCCTGCCTACCAGCAGAACCCCTTTGAGAGCCATGAGCTGCCCTACTGCCCATCACAGAGCTTCTCTTCCCTCTTGAACGACTCAGAAGGCTCAGACAGCATCTCCGGTCCCCTCCAGCCACTGAGCAGTGCCCACCCGCAGGCTGAGGTTGCCCCTCATGCCCCAAACTTCAGCTTGCTCTCCAGCAACCTCTGTGGTAGTCTGGAGCACAGCATCTCTTTGGCTACTCTGAATGTCTCACTGCCTGACCAAAACAGTGCCAGAAGCATGACGCAGCTGGGCAAGTCATTTTTTCAATGGCAAGTGGAACAGGAGGAGAACAAACTGGCTAACATCTCTCAAGACCAGTTCCTTGCAAAAGACGCCGATGGAGACAC cttcctccaCATTGCTGTGGCCCAGGGCCGTCGAGCACTCTCCTATGTTCTTGCAAGGAAGATGGCTGCCCTGCACATGCTGGATATTAAAGAGCACAACGGCCAG AGTGCTTTCCAGGTTGCTGTGGCTGCCAATCAGCATCTCATTGTGCAGGACCTGGTTAGCTTGGGGGCTCAAGTGAACACCACAGACTGCTGGGGTAGGACGCCGCTCCATGTCTGCGCTGAGAAGGGGCTTGCCCAGGTCCTCCAG GCAATCCAAAAGGGAGCTATGGGAAGCAATCAGTATGTGGACCTTGAGGCAACAAACTATGATG GTTTGACAGCATTGCACTGTGCGGTTCTGGCCCATAATGCTGTGCTGCATGAACTGCAGAACTGTCAGCCACCTCACTCCCCTGAAGTCCAGGAGCTTTTGCTGAGAAACAAGAGCCTGGTGGAAACCATCAAGATTCTGATACAAATGGGAGCCTCTGTTGAAGCAAAA GATCGCAAAAGTGGTCGCTCTGCTTTACATTTGGCAGCAGAAGAAGCAAACCTGGAGCTCATTCGTCTCTTTTTGGAGCTGCCCAGCTATCTTTCTTTTGTGAATGCAAAG GCTTACAATGGCAACACAGCCCTGCATGTGGCTGCCAGCCTGCAGTACCGCGTGAGCCAGCTGGATGCTGTGCGCCTGCTCATGCGCAagggagctgatcccagtgcCAGGAACTTGGAGAATGAGCAGCCAGTTCATCTGGTTCCTGACGGCCTTGTAGGGGAACAG ataAGACGTATCCTCAAAGGGAAGGCGATTCAGCAGAGAGTGTCGCCATTTTAG
- the NFKBIZ gene encoding NF-kappa-B inhibitor zeta isoform X1, whose product MIVESSRDAAPDGGDGGALSSPINLAYFYGASPHSSEGSCSPAHSSAPGSPGSDSDLSVSSRGGGRRDPRGGPRPALQVEQHMGGGKQHRGPFQGVRVKNSVKELLLHFRSSKQMSSVPATEESKAQGGLVNYEPYTELKSILGHSGKRKAPELLSDGPPFKRQANVHPHLLTPPQTPTSMDSMEETHKTDPKHDSSSDLLQNIINIKNESSPVSLNTVQVSWLHSVSSHGSPAEQYQDSLGTQAFSPSQKYQAFQDHTSQHMLDPPQHYQFPASQNQDLSQSYPSDASLDYRSFVASDQSPAYQQNPFESHELPYCPSQSFSSLLNDSEGSDSISGPLQPLSSAHPQAEVAPHAPNFSLLSSNLCGSLEHSISLATLNVSLPDQNSARSMTQLGKSFFQWQVEQEENKLANISQDQFLAKDADGDTFLHIAVAQGRRALSYVLARKMAALHMLDIKEHNGQSAFQVAVAANQHLIVQDLVSLGAQVNTTDCWGRTPLHVCAEKGLAQVLQAIQKGAMGSNQYVDLEATNYDGLTALHCAVLAHNAVLHELQNCQPPHSPEVQELLLRNKSLVETIKILIQMGASVEAKDRKSGRSALHLAAEEANLELIRLFLELPSYLSFVNAKAYNGNTALHVAASLQYRVSQLDAVRLLMRKGADPSARNLENEQPVHLVPDGLVGEQIRRILKGKAIQQRVSPF is encoded by the exons ATGATCGTGGAGAGCAGCCGGGACGCGGCGCCCGATGGCGGCGACGGTGGCGCCCTCAGCAGCCCCATCAACCTCGCCTACTTCTACGGGGCCTCGCCCCACTCCAGCGAGGGGAGCTGCTCGCCGGCGCACTCCTCCGCCCCGGGCTCGCCGGGATCCGACTCGGACCTCTCGGTGAGCagccgcggcggcggccggaGGGACCCCCGGggcggcccccgccccgcgctgcAAG TTGAACAACACATGGGTGGGgggaagcagcacagaggaCCTTTCCAAGGGGTCCGTGTGAAGAACTCCGTGAaggagctcctgctgcactTCAGGAGCAGCAAGCAGATGTCCTCGGTTCCTGCCACTGAGGAAAGCAAG GCACAAGGAGGATTGGTGAACTACGAACCATACACAG aaCTGAAAAGCATACTGGGCCACAGTGGCAAAAGAAAGGCTCCTGAACTTCTTTCTGATGGACCTCCTTTCAAACGCCAAGCGAATGTTCACCCACATCTCCTG ACCCCACCACAGACACCAACTTCTATGGATAGTATGGAGGAGACACATAAAACTGACCCAAAGCATGACAGCAGTTCTGATCTGCTTCAGAACATTATAAACATTAAGAATGAGTCGAGCCCCGTTTCCCTGAACACGGTGCAGGTGAGCTGGTTGCACTCAGTCTCCAGCCATGGGTCTCCTGCTGAGCAGTACCAGGACAGCCTGGGAACACAGGCTTTCTCCCCGTCCCAGAAGTACCAAGCATTCCAAGACCACACCAGCCAGCATATGCTTGATCCGCCACAGCATTACCAGTTCCCTGCATCCCAGAACCAAGATTTGTCACAGAGTTATCCTTCAGATGCCTCCCTGGACTACAGGTCATTTGTTGCCAGTGACCAGTCTCCTGCCTACCAGCAGAACCCCTTTGAGAGCCATGAGCTGCCCTACTGCCCATCACAGAGCTTCTCTTCCCTCTTGAACGACTCAGAAGGCTCAGACAGCATCTCCGGTCCCCTCCAGCCACTGAGCAGTGCCCACCCGCAGGCTGAGGTTGCCCCTCATGCCCCAAACTTCAGCTTGCTCTCCAGCAACCTCTGTGGTAGTCTGGAGCACAGCATCTCTTTGGCTACTCTGAATGTCTCACTGCCTGACCAAAACAGTGCCAGAAGCATGACGCAGCTGGGCAAGTCATTTTTTCAATGGCAAGTGGAACAGGAGGAGAACAAACTGGCTAACATCTCTCAAGACCAGTTCCTTGCAAAAGACGCCGATGGAGACAC cttcctccaCATTGCTGTGGCCCAGGGCCGTCGAGCACTCTCCTATGTTCTTGCAAGGAAGATGGCTGCCCTGCACATGCTGGATATTAAAGAGCACAACGGCCAG AGTGCTTTCCAGGTTGCTGTGGCTGCCAATCAGCATCTCATTGTGCAGGACCTGGTTAGCTTGGGGGCTCAAGTGAACACCACAGACTGCTGGGGTAGGACGCCGCTCCATGTCTGCGCTGAGAAGGGGCTTGCCCAGGTCCTCCAG GCAATCCAAAAGGGAGCTATGGGAAGCAATCAGTATGTGGACCTTGAGGCAACAAACTATGATG GTTTGACAGCATTGCACTGTGCGGTTCTGGCCCATAATGCTGTGCTGCATGAACTGCAGAACTGTCAGCCACCTCACTCCCCTGAAGTCCAGGAGCTTTTGCTGAGAAACAAGAGCCTGGTGGAAACCATCAAGATTCTGATACAAATGGGAGCCTCTGTTGAAGCAAAA GATCGCAAAAGTGGTCGCTCTGCTTTACATTTGGCAGCAGAAGAAGCAAACCTGGAGCTCATTCGTCTCTTTTTGGAGCTGCCCAGCTATCTTTCTTTTGTGAATGCAAAG GCTTACAATGGCAACACAGCCCTGCATGTGGCTGCCAGCCTGCAGTACCGCGTGAGCCAGCTGGATGCTGTGCGCCTGCTCATGCGCAagggagctgatcccagtgcCAGGAACTTGGAGAATGAGCAGCCAGTTCATCTGGTTCCTGACGGCCTTGTAGGGGAACAG ataAGACGTATCCTCAAAGGGAAGGCGATTCAGCAGAGAGTGTCGCCATTTTAG